The following are from one region of the Andrena cerasifolii isolate SP2316 chromosome 1, iyAndCera1_principal, whole genome shotgun sequence genome:
- the LOC143370368 gene encoding uncharacterized protein LOC143370368: protein MMVFRLGTIQVMLPGRAMQMRVERQMKEKKRKKRKKTKEKTTTKAAGPRSGQKQLTEETELKRPRSVNPCYLSARRAAPPDTPSTHELRSSSSTAEFITVSEHKALE from the exons ATGATGGTATTTCGTTTGGGCACCATCCAGGTCATGCTCCCCGGCCGGGCAATGCAGATGAGGGTGGAGAGGCAGatgaaggagaagaagaggaagaagaggaagaagacgaaggagaagacgacgacgaaggcAGCGGGGCCGCGAAGCGGACAGAAGCAGTTGACAGAAGAAACAGAGTTAAAGAG GCCGCGTTCTGTAAATCCGTGTTACTTaagcgcgcgccgcgccgcgccaccTGACACCCCGTCGACGCATGAATTACGGTCATCCTCGAGCACGGCCGAATTCATCACCGTGTCCGAGCACAAAGCTCTGGAATAA